A stretch of DNA from Terriglobales bacterium:
ACCATTCACCCGGGCCTGAGCATGATCGTTACCAAGTGCCTGGCGAAAGATCCCGAGGATCGCTATCAAGAGGCGGTCGATCTTTCCACCGCACTGAAAAGCTACAAGATCGTTTCAGTGCCGGAACCCCGGCATGTCGCTCCTCCCCGGCCCATCACTCCGCCGACGGTGGCGACCACGCCGGTCCCAGTTTTTGGGGCGCATCATCTCGGCAATGGCCAAACGGGAACGGCGGTTCAGGTCTCTCCCGATGCGCCTACCTCGGCCATCGATATTCGCGGTGCTCAGCAACACAAGCCTCCAGCGAAGCGAATGTGGGTGGTGTTCGGCATACTCTCTGCCCTGCTAATCGTCGGCGCGAGCGCGATTCGTTCCTTCCGCTCGACACCGCCATCGGCCCCCTCGGTTCAGCAGTCCACGCCCGCGCCGCCGTCTGAAGTTCCAGCACCTCCTGTGCCGCAGATTCCTGCTGAGAAGATCCGACAGGCGCAGGAACTGGCCGCAGACATACAGCGCCAGGTCGAGCAGCAACTGTCAACATCAGAAAAGGTGCAGGTCAGCGGAATTGGGGATTTACGTATCACTTCCAATCCATCCGGCGCTCACGTATCTATCGATGGGGTGTCTCAGGAGTGGTTTGTCACACCGTTCAACGCACCCCCGATGAAGGCAGGCACACACACGCTCACCGCGAACGCACCGGGGCTGCCTGCGCAGACACGCATTGTGGAAGTTGTGCCGCGTAAGAAGACCGTTGTCGACTTCCAACTTGCTGGCGACAATGCCATCTACAACATTGCCAGCTTACCCAATGGCGCGGAAATACTAATCGACGGGGTGGCCACCGGCAGCCGAACTCCGGCCCAGATGATGATCAAGCCGGGACAGCATCGCGTCACCTTGCGCCTGGAAGGATTCGAACCGGTCGACGTTGTAACCAGTGCTGCTCCTGGTGGCGAGGTCAACTTATCGCCCCAGTTGCGCGCCCGTAACTCCGTAGATATCTCCTCCGGTTTGCAACCTGACTCGCCCGGTCTTGCCGCCTTGGCACGCCTGCGTGGGGTTCCCATCACAGGGGAGATTCCTCCAGGCCATGGCATGATCCAGGTGAGGACTCGTCCGCGCTCCGCAACGGTAACAGTGGATGGCACGGATTTGAGCTCTGCCACGCCGGCACGGCTGCCACTAAAGCCGGGAAGGTATAACGTCCTGGTGAAAAAGACCGGTTTTCGGCCAGTTTCTCGAATCGTTGAAGTGGAAGAAGGAAAAGTGGTGGAACTGGATGAGGTCCTTCTGCGCCAGCGATAGATCACTTTGCGCAGTACTTCTGGTATTGAGCGTCGATGAATCCGTCCGTCATCCCCGCGATGTAATCACATACCACACGTGCAAGGCTCTCTGTCTGCGACTTGGACTGGTAGCTTGAAGGAAGATCGTCCGGGTGCTCCATCCAGAACTCGAAGAGCTCGGCGACGACTTCCTCCGCCCGTGACTTGTCCGGCTTTAATTCGCGGCTGTAGTAAAGGTTCGCGTAGAGGAACTCTTTAACCTGGCGGCGGTGTTCATCCACTGCAGGACTGAACTGCACCAACCGCTCCGGATACCGGCGAACATCGTCCAGGCTGCAAACACCTGCGGAACGTATCCGTGCTCGAGTGTTCTCAATCAAGTCCGTCACTAGCTCGTTGAAGAAGATCTTCAGCGCCTCATTGAACTTCAGCTTTTCCATTGCATCGGGGAACCTTGCTTCCGCGATGTTGTAGAACTTTTTAAACGCCGGTACGCCATCGCAAATCAGCGGCACAGTCAGGATGTCAGACTCGTAGCCGTCATCCAGGTCCGCGGTGTTGTATCCAATCTCGTCCGTCAGGTCGATCAACTGGGCCTCCAGCGGCGGACGCTGGTCCAGTAAGTATTCGCGCAATCCCGGGTATGCTGCCGGAGCATAATCACGCGAGTGCTTGATGATACCTTCGCGAACCTCGAAAGTCAGGTTCAGTCCGCGAAATGCGGCATAGCGCAGTTCAAAGTCCTCCACGATACGCAACGCGTGCAGGTTGTGATCGAAGGACAAGCCGTGACGTTTCATGCACTCGTCCAAGGCCTTCTCTCCGGCGTGGCCGAAGGGTGGATGTCCGATGTCGTGTACCAATGCCAGAGTTTCCACCAGGTCCACGTTAAGGCCCAACTGCTCCGCGATGGTTCTCGAGATTTGCGCTACCTCGATGGTGTGCGTCAGGCGGTTGCGAAAATGATCGCTGACCTTATCGGTGAAAACCTGGGTCTTGTCCTCAAGGCGACGAAACGCACGTGCGTGGATCACACGATCGCGATCGCGCTGGAAGTCGTTGCGGTACGGGTGCGGAGTTTCGGGATGTCGGCGTCCGCGAGATTGTTCGACTCGCACCGCGTAGTCGGCGAGCATGGGTGGAGTGTAACAAATCGAAAAGACGGTATCGATGGCCGCGCACTCCTATTGCAGCAAGGAGTTACGAAAGAAATTTTGTTCATGAGTTCCAATTTGGGAACTGCCTATCCTCTTATGAATAAAAGGGTTACGCGGACGGTATTTTGCGACGGCCTACGAGTGAGCCATGTCACGTTTCAGTGTGACTTTGGTAGTTGCCCATTCTCTTCCAGGGGCGGATAATTATGATATTGAAAATGATTTTCAATTTCGAACAAGGCGACATGCAGACCCCAGAGAGAGACCGCTCCGTCCCATTGGCTGAACTGCGCGAGGGTGATCTCGCGGTTCTCGCCGGAATCGACCTCCCGCACCAAACCGCGGAACACCTGATGTGCCTAGGGTTCATTCCCGGGGTGGAGGTTACCGTAGGAAAGAGCGGGCCGGGCGGCGACCCGCGTGTGTACAACGTAGACGGTTCCAATGTCGCCCTACGTTCCGATGTGAGCGCCAACGTCACCGTAATCCCCAAGATGTACCGGACGCAGGGATGACATGGGTGCCGTAGTCGATCTTGGGATCCCCTCCCCCGCAAAATCCCGAAACAAGATTGAATCCGTTGCCATCGTTGGGCCACCCAATTCCGGCAAATCGACGCTGTTCAATCGACTGACCGGACTACGACAGAAAGTCGCGAATTTCCCGGGTGTCACCGTTGAGCATCATATCGGCTATCTCCGAACGGGCCGGGGCAAAGAGATCGCGCTGATTGATCTTCCCGGCATCTACAGCCTCACGCCAAAATCCGAAGACGAACGGGTGACCGTGGACGTGCTGCGCGGCGACATGCCCGGCACGCCGAAGCCCGACGCCATCATCCTGATCCTTGACGCCACGAATCTAAACCGGCACCTGGTACTAGCTGCACGCGTGATTGCGGTCGGCCTGCCGACGCTGGTGCTCCTCAATATGGCGGACTCGCTCAAGTCGCAGGGCGGACACATCGACGTTCTCGCTCTTGCTCGCGAACTTGGCACGCCCGTCGCGCTGGTCAGCGCCGCAAAGGGTGAAGGTCTGGAAGTGGTAGAGAACTTCCTGAAGTCCAGCACCGACTCGCCGAAGCCGGTCGAAATTCCAGTGATCAATGACGTGGCTCGGTGCCGCGAGTGGGCGTGCACCGTGGCCGACAAATCGTCGTACCGGAAGCCGCTTCCGTCGGTGTGGACCAAGCGTCTCGATTCGATTGTCCTCGACAAAAAGTGGGGACCGCTGATCTTCACCGCGGTTGTGATCGGCGTCTTTCAGTGCATATTCACGCTCGGGCAGCCACTCTCGGAGGCCCTGGGAGGACTGCTCAATTCGGCCGGCATCCTGCTTGGTTCGGTTCTTCCGGAGGGCTGGTTCAAGTCGCTACTGATCGATGGTGCTTTCAGCGGCGTTACATCTGTGCTTGTCTTCCTGCCGCAGATCCTGCTTCTTTTCCTGGTGATCGGAGTACTTGAAGATTCGGGCTATCTAGCACGCGCGGCCGTCATTACGGACCGAACCATGCGGAAGGTTGGGCTGAACGGTAAGTCGTTCATCCCGCTGCTTTCGGCGTATGCCTGTGCCGTTCCGGCGATCATGGCCACCCGCACGATCGAGGACAAACGTGATCGCATCGCCACGATTCTGATTGCGCCATTCATGACGTGCTCTGCGCGCCTGCCGGTATACACCATGATCATTGCCGCATTCATTCCTGAGCACAAGATCCTTGGTCCGGTATTCGGATCGCGTGCGGCCGCGATGCTTGGGCTATATGTGCTTGGATTCATCGCTGCCGTGATTACGGCACGCATCTTGAAGTCTTCGATCCTGAAGAGTAAGGACTCACCGTTCATCCTTGAGTTGCCACCGTATCGCTGGCCGACGTTCCAATCGCTTGGGCTGCGCTTGCTGGACCGCTCGAAAGCGTTCCTGTTGCGGGCTGGTACGGTGATCCTGCTTGTCTCGATCATTTTGTGGGGACTCACTCACCTTCCGCTGAAGAACGGACAGCCTCCGGAGATTGGCAACAGCCTGGTGGCGCAGTTTGGACACACGATTGAGCCCGCGATCCGGCCTCTTGGGTTCGATTGGAAAATCGGCGTCGGACTGGTCACTTCGATTGCCGCACGCGAGGTCATCATCTCGACGCTGGGTACACTCAACGGACTTGATCCCCAGTCGCAGGAACTCAGCCTTCAGCAGGCTCTTCAGACCCAGTTGACGCTCGGGGGAGCGGTGGCCCTGCTCATCTTCTTCGCCTTCGCTATGCAGTGTACCTCGACGCTCGCGGTCGTTCGGCGGGAGACGAACTCATGGAAGTGGCCGGCCATCCAGTTTGCGTACATGACGACGCTTGCATACACCGGAGCACTGGCGGCCAACATCCTGGTCACAAGGATATTTCTCTAAAGGCTCAGCAATAACCCTGACGACCTGCGGTCCTCGATCGCAGGTCGTTTTTTCTCTAGACCACGACCGTGGGTTACGTGTTTTCAACGAATGTTGCAGGCCGGCTTGATTCCATGAGCCCGGCCTGGACGCATTGATGTCCAGACCGGGTTTGCATTCGCTTACTTCGACTTGCGCTGTTCAGGTTCCAACGTGGCTGAGCCGGCTTCCAGCGCTGCCCGCTTTGCGTTCCGACGGGAGTTAAGTTCGATAGCTACAAGACAGGCAACTGCTATCAGAGAAAAGAAAATTACAACGATCTTCGTGAGATCCATGATTACACCTCATTCGCGATTAGCTTTTGAATTTTGTATTGCTTAGCTGTGAAAGAGGGCGAATGAGGGTGGAGCGCGCGGCACAGCCGGTGCCAGTGCGATTACAGCGCAAACGACAGAATCAGACTCCTGCTCCAGCCAGGATGAAACGTTGGACCTGAAAGCAGCAACCGCGGCCTCGGCAATCGACTCGAAGCGAAGACTCCGAACAGATTTCAGGTGAAACTGCGATGAGTCCTGCGGCCGAGCTATAGCGGACGAGGAACCCTGCGACTTCGCAACGAAGAGTAATTCGTGCGTTTGTGGGTTAGCGGTTGAATTGTTAGGAACTAGAGGAACGAACAACGAGAAGGCGAGCGTAGTCAGCAACAACACTGCTACGGTGTACCTCTTCGTGGCCAGTCCCATACCTCAATTGTACAGTTCAGGAGGTTATGGGCTGGCCCTGGAGGCTAATTATTGTGCGGGGGCGAAGTATCCCTTGCGCGCGCGAATGATCAGGTTCTTGTCGCTGCGGGCCTGAATATTGATGGAGCGATAACGTCCATCAGCGGTGAAGTCGGCCGGCTTATAGGACAGCGCGTACTGGCTGCGCAGCTCGTCCTGAATTGTCTCAAAGGCTTTTGTAACGTCATCGATCTTGTTCGGGAAGAATGCGCGCCCACCAGTTTCTTCCGCCAGTTTGCGAAGTAGTTTGTCACCGCGACTCACCGTCGGACTGTTGTTGGTGCTGATCGCGTAGATGGTGACTTCGGCGCGGCGTGCTGCATCGATGACCTGAGGGATCGTCGCACGGCTCTGGTTGTCTTCGCCATCACTGATAAGGACGATAATCCGGCGCACTGGGCGGTCGGCACGAACATTCATTAACTTTTTCGCCGCGGCCACCTGAAGCGCGTCATAAACGGCAGAGCCTCCGCTGGGCGAGAACTTCTTTACTCCGGCCGCGAGTAGCGCGGTGTTGTCGGTGAAGTCCTGAGTAAGCGACGGCGTGGAGTCAAACGCCAGAACGAATGCCTTATCCGTGTGTGGGCGAAGGACGCGGTTGAAGAAGTTAATTGCTGATTCCTGCTCGAAGGTGAACCGTTCGGTAATGGAACCGCTGACATCGAAGACAAGTCCGACGCGTAAGGGCAGGTCGGTTTCGCTACGGAAGCTGCGGAGTGCCGCCGGCGGCTTGCCGTCGTCATAGACGGCGAGGTCTTCGGGTGTGAGATTACGTTTGAAACGGCCCTTCTTGTCTGTGGCCGTGAAGATCACGTTCACT
This window harbors:
- a CDS encoding deoxyguanosinetriphosphate triphosphohydrolase; translated protein: MLADYAVRVEQSRGRRHPETPHPYRNDFQRDRDRVIHARAFRRLEDKTQVFTDKVSDHFRNRLTHTIEVAQISRTIAEQLGLNVDLVETLALVHDIGHPPFGHAGEKALDECMKRHGLSFDHNLHALRIVEDFELRYAAFRGLNLTFEVREGIIKHSRDYAPAAYPGLREYLLDQRPPLEAQLIDLTDEIGYNTADLDDGYESDILTVPLICDGVPAFKKFYNIAEARFPDAMEKLKFNEALKIFFNELVTDLIENTRARIRSAGVCSLDDVRRYPERLVQFSPAVDEHRRQVKEFLYANLYYSRELKPDKSRAEEVVAELFEFWMEHPDDLPSSYQSKSQTESLARVVCDYIAGMTDGFIDAQYQKYCAK
- a CDS encoding FeoA family protein, with amino-acid sequence MIFNFEQGDMQTPERDRSVPLAELREGDLAVLAGIDLPHQTAEHLMCLGFIPGVEVTVGKSGPGGDPRVYNVDGSNVALRSDVSANVTVIPKMYRTQG
- a CDS encoding protein kinase, which codes for MSVAKIGRYEIVGELGKGAMGMVYKAMDPNIGRTVALKTMRVDIHADKHDEMLRRFHNEARAAGALNHPNIVTIYDAGEADGVFYIAMEIIEGRSLSTLLAERKSLSAQEVVEIGTQVCAGLQYAHLKKVIHRDIKPANIMLSAGGQVKITDFGIAKAGASLTHSGEVVGTPNYMSPEQVKGRALDGRSDLFSTGVVLYEMLTGERPFTGDSVTTIIYKIVHETPIPPRELDVTIHPGLSMIVTKCLAKDPEDRYQEAVDLSTALKSYKIVSVPEPRHVAPPRPITPPTVATTPVPVFGAHHLGNGQTGTAVQVSPDAPTSAIDIRGAQQHKPPAKRMWVVFGILSALLIVGASAIRSFRSTPPSAPSVQQSTPAPPSEVPAPPVPQIPAEKIRQAQELAADIQRQVEQQLSTSEKVQVSGIGDLRITSNPSGAHVSIDGVSQEWFVTPFNAPPMKAGTHTLTANAPGLPAQTRIVEVVPRKKTVVDFQLAGDNAIYNIASLPNGAEILIDGVATGSRTPAQMMIKPGQHRVTLRLEGFEPVDVVTSAAPGGEVNLSPQLRARNSVDISSGLQPDSPGLAALARLRGVPITGEIPPGHGMIQVRTRPRSATVTVDGTDLSSATPARLPLKPGRYNVLVKKTGFRPVSRIVEVEEGKVVELDEVLLRQR
- a CDS encoding VWA domain-containing protein, which codes for MGWKFMAVLLLGILVPSQWAQSIDSSNDVGGKQVQPDNQGSDEEIPTIRASVQEVNVIFTATDKKGRFKRNLTPEDLAVYDDGKPPAALRSFRSETDLPLRVGLVFDVSGSITERFTFEQESAINFFNRVLRPHTDKAFVLAFDSTPSLTQDFTDNTALLAAGVKKFSPSGGSAVYDALQVAAAKKLMNVRADRPVRRIIVLISDGEDNQSRATIPQVIDAARRAEVTIYAISTNNSPTVSRGDKLLRKLAEETGGRAFFPNKIDDVTKAFETIQDELRSQYALSYKPADFTADGRYRSINIQARSDKNLIIRARKGYFAPAQ
- the feoB gene encoding ferrous iron transport protein B, giving the protein MGAVVDLGIPSPAKSRNKIESVAIVGPPNSGKSTLFNRLTGLRQKVANFPGVTVEHHIGYLRTGRGKEIALIDLPGIYSLTPKSEDERVTVDVLRGDMPGTPKPDAIILILDATNLNRHLVLAARVIAVGLPTLVLLNMADSLKSQGGHIDVLALARELGTPVALVSAAKGEGLEVVENFLKSSTDSPKPVEIPVINDVARCREWACTVADKSSYRKPLPSVWTKRLDSIVLDKKWGPLIFTAVVIGVFQCIFTLGQPLSEALGGLLNSAGILLGSVLPEGWFKSLLIDGAFSGVTSVLVFLPQILLLFLVIGVLEDSGYLARAAVITDRTMRKVGLNGKSFIPLLSAYACAVPAIMATRTIEDKRDRIATILIAPFMTCSARLPVYTMIIAAFIPEHKILGPVFGSRAAAMLGLYVLGFIAAVITARILKSSILKSKDSPFILELPPYRWPTFQSLGLRLLDRSKAFLLRAGTVILLVSIILWGLTHLPLKNGQPPEIGNSLVAQFGHTIEPAIRPLGFDWKIGVGLVTSIAAREVIISTLGTLNGLDPQSQELSLQQALQTQLTLGGAVALLIFFAFAMQCTSTLAVVRRETNSWKWPAIQFAYMTTLAYTGALAANILVTRIFL